One window of Pseudacidobacterium ailaaui genomic DNA carries:
- a CDS encoding RNA polymerase sigma factor has translation MSANVQTKPIQHMRRNPPIEGEADAIARAQAGDAKAFETLYSLHKRRVYSLCLRMLGNVAEAEDLTQEAFLQLYRKIGTFRGDSAFSTWLHRLAVNVVLMHLRKKGLPQVSLEETLEPSQEDGPRKDIGERDLVLSGSLDRVALERAVENLPPGYRLVFVLHDVEGYEHNEIAEMLDCSIGNSKSQLHKARMKLRDLLRSGQRKESVA, from the coding sequence ATGAGCGCAAACGTACAAACCAAACCGATACAGCATATGCGGCGCAATCCCCCGATTGAAGGCGAAGCTGATGCCATCGCACGTGCCCAGGCAGGAGACGCCAAGGCTTTTGAAACCTTATATTCTCTGCATAAGCGGAGGGTCTATTCTTTGTGCCTGCGCATGTTGGGCAATGTTGCAGAGGCCGAAGACCTGACGCAGGAAGCCTTCCTCCAGCTCTATCGCAAGATCGGTACTTTCCGGGGTGATTCGGCATTCTCTACATGGCTGCACAGGCTGGCGGTCAACGTTGTTCTGATGCACCTGCGGAAGAAGGGCCTGCCTCAGGTGTCTCTGGAAGAGACCCTGGAGCCATCGCAGGAAGACGGGCCACGCAAAGACATCGGAGAAAGAGATCTTGTGCTGTCCGGTTCTCTGGACCGCGTAGCCTTGGAACGCGCCGTGGAGAACCTCCCTCCAGGATATAGACTGGTTTTTGTTCTGCATGACGTAGAAGGTTACGAACATAACGAAATTGCTGAAATGCTGGATTGCTCGATTGGCAACAGCAAATCTCAACTGCATAAAGCACGCATGAAGTTGCGTGATTTGCTCCGCTCAGGACAGCGCAAGGAGTCAGTGGCATGA
- a CDS encoding ThiF family adenylyltransferase has protein sequence MTVAQLTARYSRQVLYPGIGEEGQKKLGQAHVAVVGCGATGAAAASLLARAGVGTLTLIDRDFVEESNLQRQVLFDESDAAQSLPKAEAARRKIMSFNSGITVHAHVADLVPANLHELLRDAAIILDATDNFETRYLLNDYAVEQNKPWIYAAAIGAYAVTMNVLPGNTACLACIFPKPPQGTVETCDTAGILNTAVNLAASVEVTEAIKFIVGAQHQIRRSLLSFDLWTNERSEVPTGRPRPDCEVCQQHDFRHLRGEGRPHITLCGRNSVQIHERHRPVDFHEMEKRLVRHGTVRYNNLLLRFEYGPYVLTLFADGRTIVQGTTDVTQARTLYARFIGS, from the coding sequence ATGACTGTCGCACAGCTTACCGCCCGATATTCCCGCCAGGTCCTTTATCCAGGAATTGGCGAAGAGGGCCAGAAAAAACTGGGCCAGGCCCACGTGGCTGTTGTGGGCTGCGGGGCCACCGGGGCGGCTGCCGCCAGCCTTTTGGCCCGCGCGGGAGTCGGTACGCTCACCCTCATCGATCGCGACTTTGTGGAAGAAAGCAATCTCCAGCGGCAGGTGCTCTTTGACGAATCCGATGCTGCGCAGTCTTTGCCAAAAGCTGAGGCGGCGCGACGCAAGATCATGAGCTTTAACAGCGGTATTACTGTTCACGCTCATGTAGCTGACCTGGTCCCGGCCAACCTGCATGAGCTCCTGAGAGATGCAGCCATCATTCTTGATGCCACGGACAACTTTGAGACCCGCTATCTGCTGAATGATTATGCTGTGGAACAAAACAAGCCGTGGATCTATGCGGCTGCAATCGGCGCATATGCGGTTACCATGAATGTGCTGCCTGGCAACACGGCCTGCCTGGCTTGTATCTTTCCCAAGCCTCCGCAAGGCACCGTAGAAACGTGTGATACTGCTGGAATCCTTAATACGGCCGTCAACCTGGCTGCTTCCGTTGAAGTTACGGAAGCAATCAAGTTCATTGTGGGCGCCCAACACCAGATAAGGCGCAGCCTGCTTTCTTTCGATCTGTGGACCAATGAACGCTCTGAAGTGCCAACAGGCCGCCCGCGGCCGGACTGTGAGGTGTGCCAACAGCATGATTTTCGGCATCTTAGGGGCGAAGGCCGTCCACACATAACCCTTTGCGGGCGTAACTCTGTACAAATCCATGAGAGGCACCGTCCAGTGGACTTCCACGAGATGGAAAAACGCCTTGTCCGTCACGGAACTGTACGCTACAACAACCTGCTGCTCAGATTTGAGTATGGACCCTATGTGTTGACGCTTTTTGCTGATGGCCGCACCATTGTGCAGGGCACTACTGATGTGACCCAGGCCCGGACCCTGTATGCGCGATTTATTGGCTCCTGA
- a CDS encoding POTRA domain-containing protein codes for MGFMALAMCLRVPLLAAQQPGHDGEITLRTWSGLQVDAIQFKGIDAERLDPLPQNLAQQPHQPLNPENVRQSLRRLYETGLYKTIQVEGQRHGDKVTIIFDGTPNLFIGRITVNGVNNQRLSGVLERSTRMNPGTIFTDDKLQQAQSQLKQTLEENGYYESKIFASTTIDLTNSQVNVAFQIELGRQARVGDVALQGDSGMSVEKFRKTGKLKEGSKVTRNTVSNALTRLRKNYQKNDRLEATIKLDSRTYQPPVNHLDYGFTANRGPLVTIRVEGASLSKGKIKNLVPVYEEGTVDEDLLNEADRRIRDYFQRQSYFDARVTHREQQVDPQHALITFHVDLGKKHSVDEVRITGNKYFDDDLIRQRLSVVPASILSRHGMYSYALAQQDASNIADLYQSNGFTQVKVTPEIQDVDKSPSGQPLKTDHITVTYRIEEGPQMHIGTYSIHGEQKVPLADLTSLLNTQSGQPYSAANINSDRDSILTYYLSHGFDKAQVQVTQHPSTTKPNTMDVNISITEGEQVFVNRVLISGLHYTRPSTVEDRVLLHPGDPLDQSALLETQRKLYDLTLFNQVNTAIQNPMGDELRKNVLVQFTEARRWDLSYGFGFQAQTGNPQTSCNSITPQELIQLGINPATYTCSPNGKTGVSPAFMFNVSRINLRGTDKSISLNTTYGTLEQRIQTIFSNPHLFDNPKFDLIFSGGYTNAQDVTTYASTRLEASMRVTHHVDKPNTFIYLWSYRRVKVDPNSVQVAPNEIPLVSQPVRVGGPGVTWIRDTRVPTPLDATQGTYNTVQETWADSHYGSQANFNRIDATNSSYYAFGKENKWVIARSTRIAVERSYGADKYELIPLPERLYAGGAQSHRGFGINSAGPRDSLTGYPIGGAGAFVNSTELRMPNPTLPYVGNSLGFVLFHDMGNVFENSSDIWSSIFRIKQPHSYTCKDFSEVDQSVPHQHSSTGGAGTCSFNDFSHALGLGLRYHTPVGPLRLDFSYNLNPPIYPILIDYSGGPTPRLGQAPHFNFFFSIGQAF; via the coding sequence ATGGGGTTCATGGCCTTGGCGATGTGCCTGCGGGTCCCGCTCTTGGCTGCGCAACAGCCTGGTCACGATGGTGAAATCACACTGCGTACCTGGAGCGGCCTGCAAGTGGACGCAATCCAGTTCAAAGGCATTGATGCAGAACGTTTGGATCCGCTGCCCCAAAACCTTGCTCAGCAGCCTCATCAGCCACTCAATCCGGAAAATGTGCGGCAGAGCTTGCGCCGGTTGTATGAAACTGGTCTTTATAAGACGATCCAGGTCGAGGGGCAACGCCATGGAGACAAGGTCACGATTATTTTCGATGGCACACCCAATCTCTTTATTGGGCGCATTACGGTCAATGGTGTAAACAATCAGCGCCTTTCCGGAGTGTTGGAACGCTCTACGCGCATGAATCCCGGCACAATTTTTACGGATGATAAGCTGCAGCAGGCGCAGTCGCAGTTGAAGCAGACCCTTGAAGAAAATGGGTACTATGAATCGAAAATCTTTGCCAGTACGACGATAGATCTGACCAACTCTCAGGTGAACGTCGCATTTCAGATTGAACTGGGCAGACAGGCGCGCGTAGGCGATGTTGCTCTTCAGGGCGACAGTGGCATGAGTGTAGAGAAGTTTCGGAAAACAGGAAAGCTCAAGGAAGGATCAAAGGTCACACGGAATACAGTCAGCAACGCCCTGACACGCTTACGCAAAAACTACCAGAAAAATGACCGGTTGGAAGCGACCATCAAACTGGACTCTCGCACGTATCAGCCTCCCGTGAATCATCTGGACTATGGCTTCACTGCAAATCGTGGCCCCCTGGTTACGATTCGCGTAGAAGGCGCATCCTTGAGCAAAGGTAAGATTAAAAACCTGGTTCCAGTCTATGAAGAAGGCACTGTGGATGAAGACCTCTTGAATGAGGCAGACCGCCGCATACGCGATTACTTTCAGCGACAGAGTTACTTTGACGCTAGAGTGACCCATCGTGAGCAGCAGGTAGATCCACAACATGCTTTGATTACATTCCACGTAGATCTGGGAAAGAAACACAGCGTGGACGAAGTCCGGATTACCGGCAACAAGTATTTTGACGATGATCTGATCCGCCAACGGCTCAGTGTTGTACCGGCAAGCATCCTCAGCCGGCATGGCATGTACAGTTATGCGCTGGCGCAGCAGGATGCGAGCAATATAGCAGATCTATACCAAAGCAATGGTTTTACCCAGGTTAAAGTTACTCCTGAAATTCAGGATGTAGATAAAAGTCCTAGCGGGCAGCCTTTGAAGACCGACCATATTACGGTCACTTACCGGATTGAAGAAGGTCCGCAAATGCACATTGGGACCTACAGCATTCATGGCGAGCAAAAAGTTCCTCTGGCAGATCTGACTTCTTTGTTAAACACGCAGTCCGGGCAGCCCTATTCCGCTGCGAACATCAACAGCGATCGGGATTCCATTCTGACCTACTATCTCAGTCATGGTTTTGATAAAGCCCAGGTCCAGGTTACACAGCATCCCTCGACTACAAAACCGAACACAATGGATGTAAACATAAGTATCACCGAGGGTGAACAGGTGTTCGTGAACCGAGTACTCATTTCCGGACTCCATTACACGCGTCCCAGCACCGTCGAAGATCGGGTCCTGCTGCATCCCGGCGACCCGCTGGACCAGTCTGCTCTTTTGGAAACCCAGCGCAAGCTTTACGATCTGACACTTTTCAACCAGGTAAATACTGCCATTCAGAACCCGATGGGTGATGAGCTGCGAAAGAATGTACTGGTGCAGTTTACTGAAGCGCGGCGTTGGGACCTGAGCTATGGTTTCGGTTTTCAAGCGCAGACTGGGAATCCGCAGACGAGCTGTAACAGCATTACACCGCAGGAATTGATCCAGCTTGGCATCAATCCAGCCACATATACTTGCAGCCCAAATGGAAAGACCGGTGTAAGTCCGGCTTTCATGTTCAATGTTTCACGTATCAACCTGCGCGGGACTGATAAATCCATCTCTCTGAACACAACCTACGGCACTCTGGAGCAGAGGATCCAGACGATTTTTTCTAATCCTCATCTTTTTGATAATCCGAAATTCGATCTGATTTTTTCCGGTGGATATACCAATGCTCAGGATGTGACGACGTATGCCTCAACACGGTTAGAGGCTTCGATGCGGGTCACACATCATGTCGATAAACCAAATACATTCATTTATCTCTGGAGTTACCGTCGGGTAAAGGTAGACCCGAACAGCGTGCAGGTGGCCCCGAACGAGATCCCTCTGGTCTCTCAGCCGGTGCGTGTCGGAGGTCCGGGAGTTACATGGATTCGTGATACGCGTGTGCCTACCCCCCTGGATGCGACGCAGGGCACCTACAACACGGTACAGGAAACCTGGGCCGACTCGCATTACGGTTCACAAGCCAATTTCAATCGCATTGATGCAACCAACTCCAGCTATTATGCCTTCGGAAAAGAAAACAAATGGGTCATCGCAAGAAGCACCCGCATTGCCGTTGAACGGTCCTATGGGGCAGACAAATATGAGCTGATTCCCCTGCCTGAGCGCTTATATGCCGGAGGCGCACAGTCGCATCGCGGCTTTGGTATTAACTCCGCGGGGCCGCGCGATTCCTTGACTGGCTATCCCATAGGCGGTGCTGGGGCTTTTGTAAACAGCACAGAACTGCGCATGCCCAATCCGACATTGCCTTATGTAGGAAACAGTCTTGGCTTTGTGCTCTTCCATGATATGGGGAACGTATTTGAGAACTCCTCCGACATTTGGTCCAGCATCTTCCGCATCAAACAGCCGCACAGCTATACCTGTAAGGATTTCAGCGAAGTAGACCAGTCAGTACCACATCAGCATTCCAGCACGGGAGGCGCAGGGACCTGCAGCTTCAATGATTTCTCTCATGCTTTAGGGCTGGGTTTGCGTTATCACACCCCTGTAGGTCCGCTGCGTCTGGATTTCAGCTATAACCTCAATCCCCCGATCTACCCGATCCTCATTGACTATTCCGGAGGTCCCACGCCGCGACTGGGCCAGGCGCCGCACTTCAACTTTTTCTTCAGCATTGGGCAGGCATTCTAA
- a CDS encoding translocation/assembly module TamB domain-containing protein has translation MRSQQRLPVHVRKAWIPLTLSIIAVIAGLLVLGIWYASTPQFENLVRKKLIAVLEQSTGGRVELQAFHWSLRHLAFEADGLTIHGLEAANEAPYVQVDRIYVRVTILTLLGPKKISLNYLEADRPALHLIIYPDGSTNQPRPRTVRQGKSVTDEIFDLQVVRTEIRDGVVLINQRAIPFEFAAKDFGVVVTYSSANDHYLAKVHAADIVAQRGFQPPVRSHLDLAADIGRNTLDFTQFQLQTGASLLEANASVRNFFDPHWTLTMQGKVDVREMMALAPVQGVDKGTASINLRGQGTKKQFQVEGPVLVEGAVYHAGSFRLSGADAKMTLRMTEEDLEVTGILAKLDRGGTVKADMRIVHWMKSQRQGSVRAAIAGFSLQSVMRMVAPTRFQDLGFDTWIAGTTFVDWTGDASDLSGRANVTLTPSRQTPTEEVPLSGKVDATYYQKNGTVEVKQLTAQTPATQLVITGGMGVYPASRPSTLLVNVETANLGEFDKVLSAVGVAANGKRGVQALPVHLLGTAQFHGTVSGTLSSPDVKGHLAANQFAVEVSGRSIPWDSLVTDAEYSPRGIFVQQAVLTRGKASIQASGQLHAAPLSKGGYSFNEGSTIQADLHVRDAELADVMAIAGSTIPDTTGTINLNLHAGGSLSNLNGGGHLSIAGGKIYGEPYRSLNADLRFTGDEIGSTRLLFLQNGGQLTAEGGYHLRSRQFHFTAQGKGFDFAHLERFKNTRVPLTGQLAFTASGTGTPTSPNLQLNAHLAHITVGNQTNGTVDLIAHTSGDALFYETSGHLGEALLQISGQTVISGDLQTKAQAQLTNFDMDPFLQMFHVEGVKGHSSLVGLISVSGPLRTPRQMQGEAQISQLAVSLGGVPLKSQGALHALLRNGTLHLDPLHITGEDTDLRAQGEAGILTDRHTMNFQAQGSVNVKLLQTLRSDVASSGQITFAMNAGGTFQNPELTGQVKFSNVAMSVESLPNGLSQLNGTLQFTQDRLQVQSLTGTTGGGQVNVTGYITYQQGIYADLTVTGKDIRIRYPAGISSMIDAKLRLQGTQSAMTLGGNIQLTRFSINPNLDFASFRNVSSNTSPPPDPNAFSNHVRLNVHVTSSPDLDFQNSYAKLAGDVDLRIRGTVAQPSVLGRITITEGSATFAGTKYQLQHGDIFFSNPVRIEPVIDIDAATHVEDYDITIGVHGTPNNLTPTFRSEPPLSQQDIFSLLAMGRTEEEQQIYSMQAQQAGVNTTADAILGGALNATLSSRIQKLFGGGSVKIDPSWVGSIGNSTARITVSQQISNNATLTYATNINSTAQQLIQAEVNVTPTVSILAVRDESGVFSLMFKVHKRYQ, from the coding sequence ATGAGATCGCAACAGAGGCTTCCGGTCCATGTCCGAAAAGCTTGGATTCCGTTGACGCTGTCCATCATAGCTGTGATTGCCGGCCTTCTCGTGCTGGGCATCTGGTATGCTTCAACCCCGCAATTTGAAAATCTGGTACGTAAAAAACTGATTGCAGTGCTGGAGCAGTCCACGGGCGGCCGAGTGGAATTGCAAGCATTTCACTGGTCATTGCGGCATCTGGCCTTTGAAGCCGACGGCCTTACAATTCATGGCCTTGAAGCTGCGAACGAAGCGCCTTATGTCCAAGTCGACCGTATCTATGTACGAGTCACCATTCTGACTCTTTTAGGTCCGAAAAAGATAAGCCTTAACTATCTTGAGGCAGACAGACCCGCGCTTCATTTGATTATTTATCCAGATGGATCTACCAACCAGCCGCGTCCACGTACTGTGCGTCAGGGGAAATCAGTAACCGACGAAATCTTCGACCTGCAAGTGGTAAGAACAGAGATACGTGATGGTGTTGTTCTGATAAATCAAAGGGCGATTCCCTTTGAGTTTGCAGCTAAAGATTTTGGTGTGGTGGTCACTTATTCGTCTGCAAACGATCACTACCTGGCCAAGGTCCATGCCGCAGATATTGTGGCGCAACGTGGGTTCCAACCTCCCGTAAGGTCGCATCTTGATCTGGCTGCGGACATCGGAAGAAATACCCTTGATTTCACTCAATTCCAGCTGCAAACGGGGGCCTCTCTTTTAGAGGCAAATGCTTCAGTCAGGAACTTCTTCGATCCACACTGGACCCTGACGATGCAGGGCAAGGTGGATGTGCGGGAGATGATGGCACTTGCACCAGTGCAGGGGGTGGACAAAGGCACAGCCAGTATCAATCTGAGAGGACAAGGCACGAAGAAGCAATTTCAGGTCGAAGGGCCGGTCCTTGTCGAGGGTGCTGTGTATCACGCCGGTTCCTTCCGCTTAAGCGGAGCAGACGCTAAGATGACCCTCCGCATGACGGAAGAGGACCTGGAGGTTACCGGGATTCTCGCAAAACTAGACCGCGGTGGAACAGTGAAAGCTGACATGCGCATCGTGCACTGGATGAAGTCGCAGCGGCAGGGAAGTGTGCGCGCTGCGATTGCGGGATTTTCTCTTCAGTCCGTGATGAGGATGGTTGCGCCGACACGCTTTCAGGACCTTGGTTTTGACACATGGATTGCAGGCACTACTTTTGTAGACTGGACCGGGGACGCTTCTGACCTGAGTGGTAGGGCCAATGTAACACTTACTCCTTCGCGCCAAACGCCAACAGAAGAAGTACCGCTTTCTGGAAAGGTAGATGCTACTTACTATCAGAAGAACGGTACTGTGGAAGTCAAGCAACTCACGGCACAAACGCCTGCAACCCAACTGGTTATCACGGGAGGAATGGGAGTATATCCTGCAAGCCGTCCTTCAACTCTCCTGGTAAATGTTGAAACTGCGAATCTGGGGGAGTTTGATAAGGTCCTGTCGGCCGTTGGGGTTGCCGCAAATGGAAAAAGAGGTGTACAAGCACTTCCTGTCCATCTGCTTGGGACAGCACAGTTTCATGGTACAGTTTCCGGAACCCTTAGCAGTCCTGATGTGAAGGGCCATCTTGCGGCCAACCAGTTTGCCGTAGAAGTCTCTGGACGCTCCATTCCCTGGGATTCCCTTGTGACCGATGCGGAGTACTCCCCGCGTGGCATCTTCGTTCAACAGGCCGTGTTGACTCGTGGCAAAGCGAGCATTCAAGCTTCTGGACAGCTGCACGCTGCGCCTCTAAGCAAAGGTGGCTATTCCTTCAATGAAGGTTCGACGATCCAGGCAGATCTTCATGTACGGGATGCAGAGCTTGCCGATGTCATGGCAATTGCGGGAAGCACGATCCCGGATACAACAGGCACAATCAATCTGAACTTACATGCCGGAGGATCGCTCTCGAATTTGAATGGAGGTGGGCATCTATCCATTGCCGGTGGAAAAATTTATGGCGAGCCATATCGGAGTCTGAATGCAGATCTGCGTTTTACCGGAGACGAGATCGGCAGCACGAGGCTCCTGTTCTTACAAAATGGCGGACAGCTTACAGCAGAAGGCGGCTATCATCTCCGTTCCAGGCAGTTTCACTTTACAGCCCAGGGAAAAGGCTTCGATTTTGCTCATCTGGAACGCTTCAAAAATACGCGTGTACCGCTTACTGGACAGTTGGCATTTACTGCCAGCGGTACAGGCACACCGACTTCGCCGAATCTTCAGCTGAATGCCCATCTCGCTCACATCACAGTTGGAAATCAAACCAATGGAACAGTGGACCTGATTGCACATACCAGCGGCGACGCTCTTTTCTATGAAACATCCGGCCATCTTGGCGAAGCATTGTTACAAATCAGTGGACAGACCGTTATTTCTGGAGATCTTCAGACAAAGGCGCAGGCCCAGCTTACAAATTTTGACATGGATCCATTTCTGCAAATGTTCCATGTCGAAGGAGTAAAGGGGCATTCTTCTCTGGTTGGGCTGATTTCCGTTTCCGGACCATTGCGCACTCCGCGACAGATGCAGGGCGAAGCGCAGATCAGCCAGCTTGCGGTTTCACTGGGCGGGGTTCCGTTAAAGAGTCAGGGGGCTTTGCACGCTTTGCTTAGAAATGGGACCCTCCATCTGGATCCATTGCACATTACGGGCGAGGATACCGACCTGCGTGCGCAGGGCGAAGCGGGAATTCTAACTGACCGCCATACGATGAATTTCCAGGCGCAGGGGTCCGTGAATGTAAAGCTTTTACAAACACTCCGATCTGATGTGGCCTCTTCAGGGCAAATTACCTTTGCCATGAACGCAGGCGGCACTTTCCAGAATCCTGAACTCACCGGACAAGTGAAGTTTTCCAATGTTGCCATGAGCGTTGAAAGCCTGCCGAATGGACTGAGCCAGCTGAACGGGACGTTGCAGTTTACCCAGGACCGTTTGCAAGTACAGAGCCTGACCGGAACTACAGGCGGAGGACAGGTAAATGTAACTGGATATATTACGTATCAGCAGGGCATTTATGCGGATTTGACGGTTACTGGAAAAGACATCCGCATCCGGTATCCAGCCGGTATCAGTTCTATGATTGATGCCAAATTGCGTCTTCAGGGAACGCAAAGTGCTATGACATTGGGCGGAAATATTCAGCTGACCCGTTTTTCCATCAATCCCAATCTCGATTTTGCAAGTTTCAGAAATGTTTCTAGCAATACATCGCCACCGCCGGACCCGAATGCATTTTCCAACCATGTACGTTTGAACGTGCACGTGACTTCGTCGCCGGACCTGGATTTTCAGAACTCCTATGCAAAGCTGGCGGGCGATGTGGACCTTAGAATACGGGGTACCGTGGCCCAGCCTTCCGTGTTAGGACGCATCACGATTACTGAAGGCAGCGCGACTTTTGCTGGAACCAAATATCAGCTCCAACACGGGGACATCTTTTTCAGCAATCCGGTCCGCATTGAACCTGTAATTGACATTGATGCTGCCACCCATGTAGAGGACTACGACATAACGATTGGCGTGCATGGCACGCCGAATAATCTGACGCCGACCTTCCGCTCTGAACCTCCGTTATCTCAGCAGGATATTTTCTCTCTCCTGGCGATGGGCCGCACAGAGGAAGAACAGCAGATCTACTCGATGCAGGCACAGCAGGCCGGAGTAAACACAACAGCCGATGCAATTCTGGGCGGGGCATTGAATGCAACCCTGAGCAGCCGCATCCAAAAGCTGTTTGGAGGCGGAAGTGTCAAAATTGATCCTTCCTGGGTTGGGTCCATTGGCAACTCCACAGCACGGATCACCGTTTCACAGCAGATCTCCAACAATGCCACGCTTACCTATGCCACCAATATCAACTCCACCGCCCAGCAACTCATTCAGGCAGAAGTCAATGTAACTCCGACGGTCTCGATTCTTGCCGTCAGGGATGAGTCCGGGGTGTTCAGCCTTATGTTCAAAGTGCATAAAAGATATCAATAA
- a CDS encoding BON domain-containing protein has product MKKVSRSLVPAIAAVVFSISPAVMMPHTAVTFAQSAQDAQIKADILNNALNKSKFKNIQVSVQNGIVVLSGTVDVYDTKLDADRRVHRVKNVKGVENDIEVAGPEVPDQQLQDKLIKAIMYDRVGYPGDSMIIRDVTPFNAISVSVHNGVVTLGGHAYGPVDADSAVAVAANTPGVKDVINDIQVDPVSPMDDRIRIAVFRAIYGFPSLNKYAIDPAKPIRISVQNGHVTLYGVVDNQGDKEAAGIRANSVPGVFSVTNDLQVAGQPEKK; this is encoded by the coding sequence ATGAAGAAGGTGTCAAGGAGTCTTGTTCCGGCCATTGCGGCAGTCGTATTCAGTATCTCTCCAGCCGTGATGATGCCACATACAGCTGTCACCTTTGCGCAAAGCGCACAGGATGCGCAGATTAAAGCGGACATTCTTAACAATGCATTGAACAAGTCAAAATTCAAAAATATTCAGGTAAGTGTACAAAACGGCATTGTAGTGCTTTCAGGGACCGTGGACGTTTATGACACCAAACTCGATGCTGACCGCCGAGTGCATCGAGTGAAAAATGTGAAGGGTGTTGAGAATGATATTGAGGTAGCAGGGCCAGAGGTTCCCGACCAACAGCTCCAGGACAAGCTAATCAAGGCCATCATGTATGACCGCGTAGGTTATCCGGGAGATAGCATGATCATTCGCGACGTCACTCCATTCAATGCAATCAGTGTGAGTGTACACAATGGAGTCGTGACGCTGGGAGGACATGCCTACGGTCCGGTAGATGCCGACTCAGCGGTTGCCGTGGCTGCAAACACCCCTGGAGTGAAAGATGTCATCAACGATATTCAGGTAGATCCCGTATCTCCGATGGATGATCGGATCAGGATCGCAGTGTTTCGGGCCATCTACGGCTTTCCCAGCCTGAATAAATATGCAATTGACCCCGCTAAGCCTATCCGCATTTCTGTCCAGAATGGTCATGTGACACTCTACGGTGTTGTGGATAATCAGGGAGACAAAGAGGCGGCCGGTATTCGTGCCAACTCAGTCCCGGGAGTCTTCAGTGTTACGAATGACCTTCAGGTTGCCGGCCAGCCAGAAAAGAAATGA
- a CDS encoding UbiA-like polyprenyltransferase, giving the protein MAVLRSVGITLEMIKWEHSVFALPFALTGAMLAAHGWPHPHQLFWIIVCMVTARSAAMAFNRWADADLDAINPRTSNRAIPAGLLSRRFVAVFTVLMAAFFILAAGQLNRLTLLLSPVALAILLFYSYTKRITRWSHLVLGLSLGIAPAAAWIAIRGSLDWRIVVLTVAVLFWVAGFDVFYACQDAEHDRTHHLYSIPATVGIANAFWIARILHVLMLALLLWMVKLFVLGPIALAGIVLVAVLLLYEHLIVSPRDLSRLNAAFFTMNGMISIVFFVFVAADLLLRSS; this is encoded by the coding sequence ATGGCCGTTTTGCGCAGCGTCGGTATTACGCTGGAAATGATTAAATGGGAGCATTCTGTTTTTGCGCTGCCTTTTGCCTTAACCGGTGCTATGCTTGCCGCGCATGGATGGCCACATCCCCACCAGCTTTTTTGGATCATTGTCTGCATGGTGACTGCCCGCTCGGCCGCGATGGCTTTTAATCGCTGGGCTGATGCTGACCTGGATGCAATCAATCCACGCACTTCAAACCGTGCGATTCCCGCAGGCCTGCTGTCGCGCAGGTTCGTCGCTGTTTTTACTGTCTTGATGGCAGCATTCTTTATTCTGGCCGCAGGGCAATTAAACAGACTCACATTGCTGCTGTCCCCTGTTGCTCTCGCCATCTTATTGTTCTATTCCTATACCAAACGCATCACACGCTGGTCCCATCTGGTTCTCGGTTTGTCGTTAGGGATTGCTCCAGCAGCGGCCTGGATTGCCATTCGAGGCAGCCTGGACTGGCGGATTGTGGTGTTGACTGTTGCGGTCCTCTTCTGGGTGGCTGGTTTCGATGTTTTCTACGCCTGCCAGGATGCGGAGCATGATCGCACACATCATCTGTACAGCATTCCTGCAACTGTTGGCATTGCAAACGCATTTTGGATAGCGCGAATCCTGCATGTCCTCATGCTGGCTTTGCTTCTCTGGATGGTGAAGCTGTTTGTTTTAGGTCCGATCGCGCTGGCAGGAATCGTACTGGTTGCAGTTTTGCTCCTCTACGAACATCTGATTGTGTCGCCAAGGGACCTGAGCAGGTTGAATGCAGCATTTTTCACGATGAATGGCATGATCTCTATTGTGTTCTTTGTCTTTGTGGCTGCCGACCTCTTATTGCGCTCTTCCTGA
- a CDS encoding CsbD family protein, protein MNKEQVSGKLEQATGKVKEKLGETLNNQRLANSGVTDQVKGAAKEVAGNIKEAAKDHYEKQKDEKKEHADHLRERISEKTQDIKDHINQKIEEHKKSA, encoded by the coding sequence ATGAATAAAGAGCAAGTAAGCGGCAAATTGGAACAGGCAACCGGCAAAGTGAAGGAGAAGCTGGGAGAGACCCTTAACAATCAGCGGCTGGCAAACAGCGGCGTAACGGACCAGGTAAAGGGTGCCGCTAAGGAAGTGGCAGGAAATATCAAAGAAGCTGCCAAGGACCACTACGAGAAGCAAAAAGATGAGAAGAAGGAACATGCAGACCATCTTCGGGAACGCATCTCTGAGAAGACACAAGACATCAAGGACCACATCAACCAAAAGATCGAAGAACACAAAAAGTCAGCTTAA
- a CDS encoding lmo0937 family membrane protein, translated as MLWTIFVILLVLWLVGLVSFHAIGWYIHILLVIALVVLLIQLITGRRAV; from the coding sequence ATGCTATGGACGATTTTTGTGATTCTTCTGGTGCTCTGGCTGGTTGGGCTAGTGAGTTTTCATGCAATCGGCTGGTATATCCATATTTTGCTGGTCATCGCATTGGTTGTTTTGCTGATCCAGCTGATTACGGGCCGACGCGCGGTGTAG